In one window of Corallococcus macrosporus DNA:
- a CDS encoding thiolase family protein, with protein MSGRVVIASAVRTPFTRAHKGEFKDTRPDTLAALAIKEAVAQVPGLKPTDVEDVILGCAMPEAEQGMNVARNASLLAGLPDTVPGMTINRFCSSGVQSVAQAAQGIKSGMLQVAIAGGTESMTMVPMGGNKVSANPEIMEKIPEVYTSMGATAENIATRYSVTREDADKFAAESQRRAATAREQGKFKEEIFPVTTTMFDEDGSKKEVTVTVDTILRPETTVEGLAKLRPAFNAKGVVTAGNASPLTDGAAAAVVMSEEKAKELNVKPLGYFVDYVVAGVPPEVMGIGPVPAIRKLLERNKLKIEDISVFELNEAFAAQALHCIRELGIPLDKVNPNGGAIALGHPLGVSGARMVATILRELKRRDGRYGVVSMCIGGGMGAAALVELAK; from the coding sequence ATGTCCGGTCGAGTCGTGATTGCCAGCGCGGTGCGCACCCCCTTCACCCGCGCCCACAAGGGAGAGTTCAAGGACACGCGGCCGGATACGCTCGCGGCCCTTGCCATCAAGGAGGCCGTCGCCCAGGTCCCCGGCCTGAAGCCGACGGACGTGGAGGACGTCATCCTGGGCTGTGCCATGCCGGAGGCCGAGCAGGGCATGAACGTGGCCCGCAACGCGAGCCTGCTCGCGGGGCTGCCGGACACCGTTCCGGGCATGACCATCAACCGCTTCTGTTCCTCGGGCGTGCAGTCCGTGGCGCAGGCGGCGCAGGGCATCAAGTCCGGCATGCTCCAGGTCGCCATCGCGGGCGGCACGGAGTCCATGACGATGGTGCCCATGGGTGGCAACAAGGTCTCCGCCAACCCGGAAATCATGGAGAAGATCCCGGAGGTCTACACCTCCATGGGCGCCACGGCGGAGAACATCGCCACGCGCTACAGCGTCACGCGTGAGGACGCGGACAAGTTCGCGGCGGAGTCCCAGCGCCGCGCGGCCACCGCGCGCGAGCAGGGGAAGTTCAAGGAGGAGATCTTCCCCGTCACCACGACGATGTTCGACGAGGACGGTTCCAAGAAGGAAGTCACCGTCACCGTGGACACCATCCTGCGCCCGGAGACGACGGTGGAGGGCCTGGCCAAGCTGCGCCCGGCCTTCAACGCCAAGGGCGTGGTGACGGCGGGCAACGCGTCGCCGCTGACGGACGGCGCGGCGGCCGCGGTGGTGATGAGCGAGGAGAAGGCGAAGGAGCTCAACGTCAAGCCGCTGGGCTACTTCGTGGACTACGTGGTCGCCGGCGTGCCGCCGGAGGTCATGGGCATTGGCCCCGTGCCCGCCATCCGCAAGCTGCTGGAGCGCAACAAGCTGAAGATTGAGGACATCAGCGTGTTCGAGCTCAACGAGGCCTTCGCGGCGCAGGCGCTGCACTGCATCCGCGAGCTGGGCATCCCGCTGGACAAGGTGAACCCGAACGGCGGCGCCATCGCCCTGGGCCACCCGCTGGGCGTGTCCGGTGCGCGCATGGTGGCCACCATCCTGCGCGAGCTGAAGCGCCGGGACGGCCGCTACGGCGTGGTGAGCATGTGCATCGGCGGCGGCATGGGTGCCGCGGCGCTGGTGGAGCTGGCGAAGTAG
- the mrpC gene encoding Crp/Fnr family transcriptional regulator MrpC: MHGFNRPLGPIGSNVVAPLQATSSGMMVTANKLVPGQEAIDFKGYFKVESFPHNSTIYRPGDTSDRVYLLKSGRVRLMRIGKNSTRSVVSILRPGDLFGELFRPEGTPIEEMAVAAGEAEVWSIEGRDFRAQLEARPALAVDVVRAYADRVRSLRKRVLGLTFKEVPARLADTLLTLVEAHGERCPHGGETDLRGITQQDLADLVGASRSFVSTLINEMKREGVLGNVGRILCVRDQKALRKLASKEK; the protein is encoded by the coding sequence ATGCACGGCTTCAACCGCCCCCTCGGCCCCATCGGTTCCAACGTCGTGGCGCCCCTGCAGGCGACGTCGTCCGGCATGATGGTGACCGCGAACAAGCTGGTCCCTGGCCAGGAAGCGATCGACTTCAAGGGCTACTTCAAGGTCGAGTCCTTCCCGCACAACTCCACCATCTACCGCCCCGGCGACACGTCGGACCGCGTGTACCTGCTGAAGTCCGGCCGCGTGCGCCTGATGCGCATTGGCAAGAACAGCACCCGCTCGGTGGTGTCCATCCTGCGCCCGGGCGACCTGTTCGGCGAGCTGTTCCGCCCCGAGGGCACGCCCATCGAGGAGATGGCCGTGGCGGCGGGCGAGGCCGAGGTGTGGAGCATCGAGGGCCGTGACTTCCGCGCCCAGTTGGAGGCCCGTCCGGCCCTGGCGGTGGACGTGGTGCGCGCCTACGCGGACCGCGTGCGCTCGCTGCGCAAGCGCGTGCTGGGCCTGACCTTCAAGGAAGTCCCGGCCCGTCTGGCGGACACCCTCCTGACGCTGGTGGAGGCGCACGGCGAGCGCTGCCCGCACGGCGGTGAGACGGACCTGCGCGGCATCACCCAGCAGGACCTGGCGGACCTGGTGGGCGCCTCGCGCTCCTTCGTGTCCACGCTCATCAACGAGATGAAGCGCGAGGGCGTGCTCGGCAACGTCGGCCGCATCCTCTGCGTGCGTGACCAGAAGGCCCTGCGCAAGCTGGCCTCCAAGGAGAAGTAG
- a CDS encoding MutS-related protein translates to MPVPNESPSPHRTYTDRRAAAQADLTALDRVSARYANLRTVAFVVALVIAALTLMGRLPKPWWWAAAGALAVYGLLAVLHHQVFLKEQRARLFVLLNERGLARLEGGWHAFTDKGERFLSPNHLYATDLDVFGQGSLFQLINETATRAGEERLAAWLSAPADAQTVVTRQGAARELAPRVDFRQDLCADARVVAKDKADPALFIQWAEAGPSLDAIRWSRPLAVLLPPVTLALFILGTVGVIPDSLVWLGLFAQLGIAVATRRTLKRMDDAVEQGERGFVRYASLFERVEGQTFEHPRLKQLQAGLRAEGGPPVSALFRRFSRLYSLIEFKRHQFHALVHWLTLWDIHALFALEGWRAAHGRDVRQWFEGLAELEALCCLGGLAHDRPAFTWPQLEAQGPSVMATALGHPLLDAPVPNDVSLPGPRHALLITGSNMSGKTTLMRALGANVVLALAGAPVCAAAFRLSPVQVLTSMRVKDSLERGVSYFHAEVLRLKTVLDAAAAAKGQALFLLDEILLGTNTRERQIASREVLRLLLASGACGAVTTHDLSLAVLADEPGSHVVNVHFRDHLEDGKMVFDYRLRQGVVDTTNALRVLRLAGVPVNDPDAPAS, encoded by the coding sequence GTGCCCGTCCCCAACGAGTCCCCGAGCCCCCATCGCACGTACACCGACCGACGCGCCGCCGCCCAGGCGGACCTGACGGCACTGGACCGCGTCAGCGCGAGGTACGCCAACCTGCGCACCGTGGCCTTCGTCGTGGCGCTCGTCATCGCGGCGCTGACGCTGATGGGCCGGCTGCCCAAGCCCTGGTGGTGGGCGGCGGCGGGCGCGCTCGCCGTCTACGGCCTGCTGGCGGTGCTGCACCACCAGGTGTTCCTCAAGGAGCAGCGCGCGCGCCTCTTCGTCCTGCTCAACGAGCGCGGCCTGGCGCGGCTGGAGGGTGGCTGGCACGCCTTCACCGACAAGGGTGAGCGCTTCCTCTCCCCCAACCACCTGTACGCCACGGACCTGGATGTCTTTGGCCAGGGCAGCCTCTTCCAGCTCATCAATGAAACAGCGACGCGCGCGGGCGAGGAGCGGCTGGCGGCGTGGCTGTCCGCGCCCGCGGACGCGCAGACGGTGGTGACCCGGCAGGGCGCCGCGCGCGAGCTGGCCCCGCGCGTGGACTTCCGCCAGGACCTCTGCGCGGACGCCCGCGTGGTGGCGAAGGACAAGGCGGACCCCGCCCTGTTCATCCAGTGGGCGGAGGCCGGCCCGTCGCTGGACGCCATCCGCTGGTCGCGCCCGCTGGCGGTGCTGCTGCCCCCGGTGACGCTCGCGCTCTTCATCCTGGGCACGGTGGGCGTGATTCCAGACAGCCTCGTGTGGCTGGGGTTGTTCGCGCAGTTGGGCATCGCGGTGGCCACGCGGCGCACGCTGAAGCGGATGGACGACGCCGTGGAACAGGGCGAGCGCGGCTTCGTGCGCTACGCGTCCCTCTTCGAGCGCGTGGAGGGGCAGACCTTCGAGCACCCGCGCCTGAAGCAGCTCCAGGCCGGCCTGCGGGCGGAAGGCGGCCCTCCGGTGTCCGCGCTGTTCCGGCGCTTCAGCCGGCTGTACTCGCTCATCGAGTTCAAGCGTCACCAGTTCCACGCCCTGGTGCACTGGCTCACGCTCTGGGACATCCACGCCCTCTTCGCGCTGGAGGGCTGGCGCGCCGCCCACGGCCGGGACGTGCGCCAGTGGTTCGAGGGGCTCGCGGAATTGGAGGCCCTCTGCTGCCTGGGAGGGCTCGCGCATGACCGTCCCGCGTTCACCTGGCCCCAGCTGGAGGCCCAGGGCCCGAGCGTGATGGCCACCGCGCTGGGCCACCCGCTCCTGGACGCGCCCGTGCCCAACGACGTGTCCCTGCCCGGCCCGCGCCATGCGCTGCTGATCACGGGCTCCAACATGAGCGGCAAGACGACGCTGATGCGCGCGCTGGGCGCCAACGTGGTGCTGGCGCTGGCGGGCGCGCCGGTGTGCGCGGCGGCGTTCCGGCTGTCCCCGGTGCAGGTGCTCACCAGCATGCGCGTGAAGGACTCGCTGGAGCGCGGCGTGTCGTACTTCCACGCGGAGGTGCTGCGGCTGAAGACGGTGCTGGACGCGGCGGCGGCCGCGAAGGGCCAGGCCCTCTTCCTGCTGGACGAAATCCTGCTGGGCACCAACACCCGCGAGCGCCAGATTGCCTCGCGTGAGGTACTGCGGCTGCTGCTCGCCTCCGGCGCGTGTGGCGCGGTGACGACGCATGATTTGTCATTGGCGGTGCTGGCGGACGAGCCGGGCTCGCACGTGGTGAACGTCCACTTCCGCGACCACCTGGAGGACGGGAAGATGGTGTTCGACTACCGGCTCCGGCAGGGGGTGGTGGACACCACCAACGCGCTGCGGGTGCTGCGCCTGGCGGGCGTCCCGGTGAACGACCCGGACGCCCCGGCCTCCTGA
- a CDS encoding 3-hydroxyacyl-CoA dehydrogenase/enoyl-CoA hydratase family protein has translation MTTRIRKVAVLGAGVMGSGIAAHLANSGVRALLLDIVPPKAAPGEDTASKAFRNKFAQGALANLRKAKPSPIVSEQVLAAIEVGNLEDDLQRLGECDWIIEVVKEDLAVKQALFAKVEKHARKDAIISSNTSGLSIVGMTEGRGAEFKKNFLVTHFFNPVRYMKLLELVAGQETNPEVVKTVHKFGEEVLGKGIVYGKDTTNFIANRIGVYGMMRTISEMQKTEMTIEEVDKIFGPAMGRPKSAVFRTADIVGLDTFTHVAKNCYDTLTHDEERSVFAAPDFLQKMVEKGMLGDKTGGGFYKKDKSAGGKDILALDLKTLEYRPQAKVRFDSLGAAKDIENVKERVASVMNADDKAGKFAERVTLDVLAYSSRRIPEIADDLVNVDRGVRWGFGWDLGPFEVWDAYGVQKGVERMKALGLKPAAWVEEMLAKGRTSFYGVQDGRDTYWDIPSKSVKPVVENARTSRVEYLKRGNKKITGNDSASLWDMGDGVTLLEFHSKMNSIDDDIIAMMNTALDETEKNFKGLVIGNDGSNFSAGANIMAMLMAAKSEDFDSIRKMASAFQQANQRMRYSPVPVVTAPFNLTLGGGAEVTMGGNAVQASAELYMGLVEVGVGLIPGGGGTMMLLRNVFGAYAADKDFDALPFLKKVFLAIGTAKVATSAEEAREFGFLSQQDGITGNRDFLLSDAKSRVLGLANGGFRPPRPTRFRLPGPNGAATIDMMLYDMQLNNQISAHDRKIAQKLARVLSGGDTSPSVLVTEDKLLELEMEAFLSLIGEEKTQDRMMFMLEKGKPLRN, from the coding sequence ATGACGACCCGGATCCGAAAAGTGGCGGTGCTTGGCGCTGGCGTGATGGGCAGCGGCATCGCCGCGCATCTGGCCAACTCCGGCGTGCGCGCCCTGTTGCTGGACATCGTTCCGCCCAAGGCTGCTCCGGGCGAGGACACCGCTTCCAAGGCGTTCCGCAACAAGTTCGCCCAGGGCGCGCTGGCGAACCTGCGCAAGGCGAAGCCCAGCCCCATCGTGTCCGAGCAGGTGCTGGCGGCCATCGAAGTGGGCAACCTGGAGGACGACCTCCAGCGGCTGGGCGAGTGCGATTGGATCATCGAGGTCGTGAAGGAGGACCTGGCCGTCAAGCAGGCCCTGTTCGCCAAGGTGGAGAAGCACGCCCGCAAGGACGCCATCATCTCCTCCAACACCTCCGGCCTCTCCATCGTGGGCATGACCGAAGGCCGCGGCGCGGAGTTCAAGAAGAACTTCCTCGTCACGCACTTCTTCAACCCCGTGCGCTACATGAAGCTGCTGGAGCTCGTGGCCGGCCAGGAGACGAACCCGGAGGTCGTGAAGACCGTCCACAAGTTCGGTGAAGAGGTCCTGGGCAAGGGCATCGTCTACGGCAAGGACACCACCAACTTCATCGCGAACCGCATTGGCGTGTACGGGATGATGCGGACCATCTCCGAGATGCAGAAGACGGAGATGACCATCGAAGAGGTGGACAAGATCTTTGGCCCGGCCATGGGCCGTCCCAAGTCCGCCGTCTTCCGCACCGCGGACATCGTGGGCCTGGACACGTTCACCCACGTGGCGAAGAACTGTTACGACACGCTGACCCACGACGAGGAGCGCAGCGTCTTCGCCGCCCCCGACTTCCTCCAGAAGATGGTGGAGAAGGGGATGCTGGGCGACAAGACGGGCGGCGGCTTCTACAAGAAGGACAAGTCCGCGGGCGGCAAGGACATCCTCGCGCTGGACCTGAAGACGCTGGAGTACCGGCCGCAGGCGAAGGTGCGCTTCGACTCGCTGGGCGCCGCGAAGGACATCGAGAACGTCAAGGAGCGCGTGGCGTCCGTGATGAACGCGGACGACAAGGCCGGCAAGTTCGCCGAGCGCGTCACCCTGGACGTGCTGGCGTACTCCAGCCGCCGCATCCCGGAGATCGCGGACGACCTGGTCAACGTGGACCGCGGCGTGCGCTGGGGCTTCGGCTGGGACCTGGGCCCCTTCGAGGTCTGGGACGCCTACGGTGTCCAGAAGGGCGTGGAGCGCATGAAGGCGCTGGGCCTCAAGCCCGCCGCCTGGGTGGAGGAGATGCTAGCCAAGGGCCGCACGTCCTTCTACGGCGTGCAGGACGGCCGCGACACCTACTGGGACATCCCGTCCAAGTCCGTGAAGCCCGTCGTTGAGAACGCGCGCACGTCCCGCGTGGAGTACCTCAAGCGCGGCAACAAGAAGATCACCGGCAACGACAGCGCGTCGCTGTGGGACATGGGCGACGGTGTCACGCTCTTGGAGTTCCACTCCAAGATGAACTCCATCGACGATGACATCATCGCGATGATGAACACCGCGCTGGATGAGACGGAGAAGAACTTCAAGGGCCTCGTCATCGGCAACGACGGGTCCAACTTCTCCGCGGGCGCGAACATCATGGCCATGCTGATGGCGGCCAAGAGCGAGGACTTCGACTCCATCCGCAAGATGGCGTCCGCGTTCCAGCAGGCCAACCAGCGCATGCGCTACAGCCCCGTGCCCGTCGTGACGGCGCCCTTCAACCTCACGCTGGGCGGCGGCGCGGAGGTCACCATGGGTGGCAACGCGGTGCAGGCCAGCGCGGAGCTGTACATGGGCCTCGTGGAAGTGGGCGTGGGCCTCATCCCGGGCGGCGGCGGCACCATGATGCTGCTGCGCAACGTGTTCGGCGCGTACGCGGCGGACAAGGACTTCGACGCGCTGCCCTTCCTCAAGAAGGTGTTCCTCGCCATCGGCACCGCGAAGGTGGCGACGAGCGCGGAGGAGGCCCGCGAGTTCGGCTTCCTGTCGCAGCAGGACGGCATCACGGGCAACCGCGACTTCCTGCTGTCGGACGCGAAGTCGCGCGTGCTGGGCCTGGCGAACGGCGGCTTCCGCCCGCCGCGTCCCACGCGCTTCCGGCTGCCGGGCCCGAACGGCGCGGCCACCATCGACATGATGCTGTACGACATGCAGCTCAACAATCAGATCAGCGCCCACGACCGGAAGATCGCCCAGAAGCTGGCGCGCGTGCTGTCCGGTGGTGACACCAGCCCGTCCGTGCTGGTGACCGAGGACAAGCTGCTGGAGCTGGAGATGGAAGCGTTCCTGAGCCTCATCGGCGAGGAGAAGACCCAGGACCGCATGATGTTCATGCTCGAGAAGGGCAAGCCGCTGCGCAACTAG